The stretch of DNA GCTGGTGGTGCCTTCGATGTCGGTGAGGATGGCGCGGGTGGTCATCCCGCCTGCCCCTTCTCGTAGCGCGGGAAGCGCTGGGCGATGTCGGTGCCGGTGAAATGGCCGACCCAGCCATCGGGCTCGGTGAAGAAGCGGATCGCGATGAAGCTCGGCTCCGGCCCCATGTCGAACCAGTGCCGGGTGCTGTCGGGCACGGCGATCAGGTCGCCCTGCTCGCACTTGATCTCGTAGACCTGCTCGCCAACATGAAGCGTGAACAGTCCGGACCCGGCGACGAAGAAACGCACCTCGTCTTCCTTGTGGAAGTGCTCGTCCAGGAACTTGGCGCGCATGACCTCGCGCTGCGGGTTGTCCGGGGCGATGCTGACCACGTCGACGGTCTTGAATCCGCGCTCGCTGACGAGCCGATCGATGTCGGCGCGATAGGCCTCCATGATCTTTTCCGGCGCATCGCCCGGGGCGACCGGCGCGCTGGCCTGCCACTGCTCGAAGGCAACGCCGATGCGCTGCAGTTCGCGCGCGATCTCCGCCTGGTCGCTGGTGGCCAGGCTCGGCGTGGTGGTGTCGGTTTCACTGAAAATGCGCAGGCGGCTCATCGCTGCAGTCTCCTGATTTCAAGCTCGCAGCCGAGCAGGAATTCGAATGCTTCCAGGTGGCGTCGGGCTTCCGGCATGTCCTTGCCCCAGGCGTACAGCCCGTGGCCGTCGATCAGGTAGCCCCACATCGCCTTGCGGTCGAGCAGGCAGTCGACCTGCGCGGCCAGCGTGTGCATGTCCTGGCTGTTGGGCAGCACCGGCAGCTCGACGCTCATCTCGTGAGTGGTGTTGCCGCTGAAGGCTTTCAAGAGCTCGTAGCCCTCCAGGTGCACGTGGCCCTGGCCGGAGTACAGGCGCGACGCCACGGTCTGCACCT from Lysobacter arenosi encodes:
- a CDS encoding methylthioribulose 1-phosphate dehydratase, translating into MSTPLPYDPQRLAHCAGEIIVNVRELSELGWTPATSSNFSRRMDDQHIAITVSGRDKGRLTEADIMVVDLDGNPVATSNKSSAETLLHTQLYKRFPEIGCVLHTHSKVQTVASRLYSGQGHVHLEGYELLKAFSGNTTHEMSVELPVLPNSQDMHTLAAQVDCLLDRKAMWGYLIDGHGLYAWGKDMPEARRHLEAFEFLLGCELEIRRLQR
- a CDS encoding 1,2-dihydroxy-3-keto-5-methylthiopentene dioxygenase, which encodes MSRLRIFSETDTTTPSLATSDQAEIARELQRIGVAFEQWQASAPVAPGDAPEKIMEAYRADIDRLVSERGFKTVDVVSIAPDNPQREVMRAKFLDEHFHKEDEVRFFVAGSGLFTLHVGEQVYEIKCEQGDLIAVPDSTRHWFDMGPEPSFIAIRFFTEPDGWVGHFTGTDIAQRFPRYEKGQAG